Within the Vagococcus carniphilus genome, the region ATCAGCATAAAGATCAAGATTTCAAGCGATTATTAAAGGAAACTGGAGGCAGCAGGTTTGTTCGTCCTCTTCAAAAAAGAAGTGATATAAAATACCATTATTATGAATGTTTGAAGTGTCATGGAACTATCATAAGAGCTCGCAAAATAAATACCGAAAAGTATGTCTGTCAATGTGGCGGGAAATTAAAAAACATGGTAAGATAATCAAGTAAGCGAGAATGGCGGAATTGGCAGACGCGCAAGACTAAGGATCTTGTAAAGAATATTCTTTGTGAGGGTTCGAGTCCCTTTTCTCGCATAAATCTACAACTTTAGTAAACATAAACGTTTTTAGCGTCTTAAATGGCGTTTTAAAGTGTGGTTGTTTACTTTTTTTTATTTTTTGTTCAAAAATACTCGTTTTTTATTATTTTGTATGATAGGATTATTTTCTAGGAAATAATTTGGGGGTAAGTAACTTGAATATTCTAGACCTTTTAGATAAACCAGAAATGACACAAGTTCACATTGTCCAACAGTTGTTAGACAATGGCGGTGAAATGAATGTAAAAGAATTAGAAAAACAAGTTAAGGTATCATCAGCATCACTAAATAAATACCTTAACCAAATGAATGAACAATTAGAAGAATTAGGTGAGGAAGTTAGTTTAGAATTTGATAAGAAAAAAGTCTATTTGAAAATCCCTTATCATTTTAACTTGCAACACATTTTAATCCATTATTTAAATCAATCGATAAACTGTAAAATTATTATGTACTTAAGTAAGCATGATGGCTTTTCTATTCCTCGCTTATGTCATGAATTAATAATCAGTGAAGCAACACTTTTTAGAAGGTTAAAAGATATTAATCATCTAATTGCAGAATTTGAAATTCAAATCAAGAATGCTAAATTTACCGGTGACGAACTTCAAATTAGGTATTTTTTATTTGAATTTTATAATCATACGTTACCAATTGATGTTATTAACTATCATCCATTAGATCCATCGATTATTTTATTGATTGAGAATTTATCCAAAGAATTGAAATTACCAATCGAAGAAAAGAATATGTATCATCTTTATTTATGGTTACTGATTAGTAAGAGAAGAGAGTTGTTTGGCTCAACCTTAGAAATTAATCAACAAGATATTTATCGCAAACTAATTGGTGAACGGTTTACGAAAGCTATAGAAGCGACCAATCAAGAACTCTCTAGCAGTGTTTCTCCAATTCAGACCGAAACCGACTTAATTTGTTTGTATATCTTTTTTATCTCAACTTATATTTATGAGCAACCACTATC harbors:
- a CDS encoding helix-turn-helix domain-containing protein, with protein sequence MNILDLLDKPEMTQVHIVQQLLDNGGEMNVKELEKQVKVSSASLNKYLNQMNEQLEELGEEVSLEFDKKKVYLKIPYHFNLQHILIHYLNQSINCKIIMYLSKHDGFSIPRLCHELIISEATLFRRLKDINHLIAEFEIQIKNAKFTGDELQIRYFLFEFYNHTLPIDVINYHPLDPSIILLIENLSKELKLPIEEKNMYHLYLWLLISKRRELFGSTLEINQQDIYRKLIGERFTKAIEATNQELSSSVSPIQTETDLICLYIFFISTYIYEQPLSKDQYMYFFKNDFFRDIINLSENTLETIGKHFNLNYLSEELLWYIECNLFQLHFRLIHFNSYMSYFESSYLISKRMDDSISTIVNHVIYEHLSLFSLNLSPAVYDHIFLNYRFILQIIESECIKSISVGLANQVNYLAQQDILKKLETTFSKEFNVSFEIADRTKCYDLLVTDIFLTDTTYQYKEIYVINEILNAYDENMIREILIKLIK